The following proteins are encoded in a genomic region of Hyla sarda isolate aHylSar1 chromosome 3, aHylSar1.hap1, whole genome shotgun sequence:
- the MOGAT1 gene encoding 2-acylglycerol O-acyltransferase 1 isoform X1, with translation MEAVPAGEDAWGPGIFAGACWIRENLRPFRMKVEFAPLNIPLVRRLQTVAVLQWVFSFLLLAQCCVGLFLLLVLARLWLLVALYVLWLYLDWETPQTGGRRCEWVRNWTVWRYFKDYFPIKIIKTADLDAQHNYLLGFHPHGVLVAGAFGNFCTNYTGFKEQFPGLTPYLHILPFWFRCPFFREYAMSVGLVSASKKSVTHVLSKEKGGNAAIIVIGGAEESLDAHPGNLTLHILKRKGFIKVALKRGAHLVPVFSFGENELFFQVSNPKGSLLRSVQERFQKIMGFALPLFHARGIFQYSFGLLPFRKPINTVVGKPIPVVQTSNPTQEEIEELHQKYLKALQDLFEENKGEYGIPEHKSLLFT, from the exons AGTGGAGTTTGCACCTTTGAACATCCCATTGGTCAGACGGTTACAAACAGTAGCTGTTTTGCAGTGGGTTTTCTCTTTTTTACTGCTGG CACAATGCTGTGTGGGACTGTTCCTCTTGTTGGTTCTTGCAAGACTCTGGCTTCTTGTGGCACTCTATGTGCTCTGGCTGTACCTTGACTGGGAGACTCCACAGACTGGAGGGCGCCGGTGCGAGTGGGTGCGGAACTGGACAGTCTGGAGGTACTTCAAGGATTATTTTCCAATAAAG ATAATAAAGACAGCGGATTTAGATGCCCAGCACAATTATCTTCTTGGCTTTCATCCTCATGGTGTCCTTGTTGCTGGGGCCTTCGGAAACTTTTGTACCAACTACACAGGCTTTAAGGAGCAATTTCCAGGCTTGACCCCATACCTGCACATACTCCCCTTCTGGTTCCGATGCCCCTTCTTTCGGGAGTATGCAATGTCTGTGG GTCTGGTGTCTGCATCCAAGAAGAGCGTGACACATGTACTTAGCAAAGAGAAGGGAGGAAACGCGGCCATTATAGTCATTGGGGGTGCGGAAGAATCGCTGGATGCCCACCCTGGAAATCTGACCCTCCATATCCTGAAGAGGAAAGGATTCATTAAAGTGGCATTGAAGAGAGG TGCACACTTGGTTCCAGTTTTCTCTTTTGGAGAGAATGAGCTGTTCTTCCAGGTATCAAACCCAAAAGGTTCCCTGCTGCGGAGTGTCCAAGAGAGGTTTCAGAAAATAATGGGCTTTGCCCTACCCCTCTTCCATGCCCGTGGGATCTTTCAGTATAGCTTTGGATTGTTGCCCTTCAGAAAGCCCATTAACACAGTGG ttgggAAACCCATCCCAGTGGTGCAGACATCAAATCCCACACAAGAAGAAATTGAAGAGCTGCATCAAAAGTACCTAAAAGCTCTTCAGGATCTCTTTGAAGAGAACAAGGGAGAGTATGGGATCCCAGAGCATAAAAGTCTCCTCTTCACATGA
- the MOGAT1 gene encoding 2-acylglycerol O-acyltransferase 1 isoform X2, translated as MKVEFAPLNIPLVRRLQTVAVLQWVFSFLLLAQCCVGLFLLLVLARLWLLVALYVLWLYLDWETPQTGGRRCEWVRNWTVWRYFKDYFPIKIIKTADLDAQHNYLLGFHPHGVLVAGAFGNFCTNYTGFKEQFPGLTPYLHILPFWFRCPFFREYAMSVGLVSASKKSVTHVLSKEKGGNAAIIVIGGAEESLDAHPGNLTLHILKRKGFIKVALKRGAHLVPVFSFGENELFFQVSNPKGSLLRSVQERFQKIMGFALPLFHARGIFQYSFGLLPFRKPINTVVGKPIPVVQTSNPTQEEIEELHQKYLKALQDLFEENKGEYGIPEHKSLLFT; from the exons AGTGGAGTTTGCACCTTTGAACATCCCATTGGTCAGACGGTTACAAACAGTAGCTGTTTTGCAGTGGGTTTTCTCTTTTTTACTGCTGG CACAATGCTGTGTGGGACTGTTCCTCTTGTTGGTTCTTGCAAGACTCTGGCTTCTTGTGGCACTCTATGTGCTCTGGCTGTACCTTGACTGGGAGACTCCACAGACTGGAGGGCGCCGGTGCGAGTGGGTGCGGAACTGGACAGTCTGGAGGTACTTCAAGGATTATTTTCCAATAAAG ATAATAAAGACAGCGGATTTAGATGCCCAGCACAATTATCTTCTTGGCTTTCATCCTCATGGTGTCCTTGTTGCTGGGGCCTTCGGAAACTTTTGTACCAACTACACAGGCTTTAAGGAGCAATTTCCAGGCTTGACCCCATACCTGCACATACTCCCCTTCTGGTTCCGATGCCCCTTCTTTCGGGAGTATGCAATGTCTGTGG GTCTGGTGTCTGCATCCAAGAAGAGCGTGACACATGTACTTAGCAAAGAGAAGGGAGGAAACGCGGCCATTATAGTCATTGGGGGTGCGGAAGAATCGCTGGATGCCCACCCTGGAAATCTGACCCTCCATATCCTGAAGAGGAAAGGATTCATTAAAGTGGCATTGAAGAGAGG TGCACACTTGGTTCCAGTTTTCTCTTTTGGAGAGAATGAGCTGTTCTTCCAGGTATCAAACCCAAAAGGTTCCCTGCTGCGGAGTGTCCAAGAGAGGTTTCAGAAAATAATGGGCTTTGCCCTACCCCTCTTCCATGCCCGTGGGATCTTTCAGTATAGCTTTGGATTGTTGCCCTTCAGAAAGCCCATTAACACAGTGG ttgggAAACCCATCCCAGTGGTGCAGACATCAAATCCCACACAAGAAGAAATTGAAGAGCTGCATCAAAAGTACCTAAAAGCTCTTCAGGATCTCTTTGAAGAGAACAAGGGAGAGTATGGGATCCCAGAGCATAAAAGTCTCCTCTTCACATGA
- the MOGAT1 gene encoding 2-acylglycerol O-acyltransferase 1 isoform X3, with the protein MIIGEMGIGVNSSNALLRFKLVFKLVLNAQCCVGLFLLLVLARLWLLVALYVLWLYLDWETPQTGGRRCEWVRNWTVWRYFKDYFPIKIIKTADLDAQHNYLLGFHPHGVLVAGAFGNFCTNYTGFKEQFPGLTPYLHILPFWFRCPFFREYAMSVGLVSASKKSVTHVLSKEKGGNAAIIVIGGAEESLDAHPGNLTLHILKRKGFIKVALKRGAHLVPVFSFGENELFFQVSNPKGSLLRSVQERFQKIMGFALPLFHARGIFQYSFGLLPFRKPINTVVGKPIPVVQTSNPTQEEIEELHQKYLKALQDLFEENKGEYGIPEHKSLLFT; encoded by the exons ATGATCATAGGGGAAATGGGTATTGGAGTTAACAGCTCTAATGCACTTCTACGTTTTAAGTTGGTCTTTAAACTTGTACTGAATG CACAATGCTGTGTGGGACTGTTCCTCTTGTTGGTTCTTGCAAGACTCTGGCTTCTTGTGGCACTCTATGTGCTCTGGCTGTACCTTGACTGGGAGACTCCACAGACTGGAGGGCGCCGGTGCGAGTGGGTGCGGAACTGGACAGTCTGGAGGTACTTCAAGGATTATTTTCCAATAAAG ATAATAAAGACAGCGGATTTAGATGCCCAGCACAATTATCTTCTTGGCTTTCATCCTCATGGTGTCCTTGTTGCTGGGGCCTTCGGAAACTTTTGTACCAACTACACAGGCTTTAAGGAGCAATTTCCAGGCTTGACCCCATACCTGCACATACTCCCCTTCTGGTTCCGATGCCCCTTCTTTCGGGAGTATGCAATGTCTGTGG GTCTGGTGTCTGCATCCAAGAAGAGCGTGACACATGTACTTAGCAAAGAGAAGGGAGGAAACGCGGCCATTATAGTCATTGGGGGTGCGGAAGAATCGCTGGATGCCCACCCTGGAAATCTGACCCTCCATATCCTGAAGAGGAAAGGATTCATTAAAGTGGCATTGAAGAGAGG TGCACACTTGGTTCCAGTTTTCTCTTTTGGAGAGAATGAGCTGTTCTTCCAGGTATCAAACCCAAAAGGTTCCCTGCTGCGGAGTGTCCAAGAGAGGTTTCAGAAAATAATGGGCTTTGCCCTACCCCTCTTCCATGCCCGTGGGATCTTTCAGTATAGCTTTGGATTGTTGCCCTTCAGAAAGCCCATTAACACAGTGG ttgggAAACCCATCCCAGTGGTGCAGACATCAAATCCCACACAAGAAGAAATTGAAGAGCTGCATCAAAAGTACCTAAAAGCTCTTCAGGATCTCTTTGAAGAGAACAAGGGAGAGTATGGGATCCCAGAGCATAAAAGTCTCCTCTTCACATGA
- the MOGAT1 gene encoding 2-acylglycerol O-acyltransferase 1 isoform X4, which produces MPGDPGSSLEPAGSAQCCVGLFLLLVLARLWLLVALYVLWLYLDWETPQTGGRRCEWVRNWTVWRYFKDYFPIKIIKTADLDAQHNYLLGFHPHGVLVAGAFGNFCTNYTGFKEQFPGLTPYLHILPFWFRCPFFREYAMSVGLVSASKKSVTHVLSKEKGGNAAIIVIGGAEESLDAHPGNLTLHILKRKGFIKVALKRGAHLVPVFSFGENELFFQVSNPKGSLLRSVQERFQKIMGFALPLFHARGIFQYSFGLLPFRKPINTVVGKPIPVVQTSNPTQEEIEELHQKYLKALQDLFEENKGEYGIPEHKSLLFT; this is translated from the exons CACAATGCTGTGTGGGACTGTTCCTCTTGTTGGTTCTTGCAAGACTCTGGCTTCTTGTGGCACTCTATGTGCTCTGGCTGTACCTTGACTGGGAGACTCCACAGACTGGAGGGCGCCGGTGCGAGTGGGTGCGGAACTGGACAGTCTGGAGGTACTTCAAGGATTATTTTCCAATAAAG ATAATAAAGACAGCGGATTTAGATGCCCAGCACAATTATCTTCTTGGCTTTCATCCTCATGGTGTCCTTGTTGCTGGGGCCTTCGGAAACTTTTGTACCAACTACACAGGCTTTAAGGAGCAATTTCCAGGCTTGACCCCATACCTGCACATACTCCCCTTCTGGTTCCGATGCCCCTTCTTTCGGGAGTATGCAATGTCTGTGG GTCTGGTGTCTGCATCCAAGAAGAGCGTGACACATGTACTTAGCAAAGAGAAGGGAGGAAACGCGGCCATTATAGTCATTGGGGGTGCGGAAGAATCGCTGGATGCCCACCCTGGAAATCTGACCCTCCATATCCTGAAGAGGAAAGGATTCATTAAAGTGGCATTGAAGAGAGG TGCACACTTGGTTCCAGTTTTCTCTTTTGGAGAGAATGAGCTGTTCTTCCAGGTATCAAACCCAAAAGGTTCCCTGCTGCGGAGTGTCCAAGAGAGGTTTCAGAAAATAATGGGCTTTGCCCTACCCCTCTTCCATGCCCGTGGGATCTTTCAGTATAGCTTTGGATTGTTGCCCTTCAGAAAGCCCATTAACACAGTGG ttgggAAACCCATCCCAGTGGTGCAGACATCAAATCCCACACAAGAAGAAATTGAAGAGCTGCATCAAAAGTACCTAAAAGCTCTTCAGGATCTCTTTGAAGAGAACAAGGGAGAGTATGGGATCCCAGAGCATAAAAGTCTCCTCTTCACATGA